From Temnothorax longispinosus isolate EJ_2023e chromosome 3, Tlon_JGU_v1, whole genome shotgun sequence, one genomic window encodes:
- the LOC139810557 gene encoding cation-independent mannose-6-phosphate receptor-like isoform X2 gives MSKLKGLLFLCSLSAIITSAVLTVTPSTYCEVPDHRLNLIYNLTKLSSDKEDVIIEHDNEMIRMQLCSPLIKKCNNQDGYAICLIKNNTEKGIGRFPPGVDNKNGRILFNFTGDSCLHGTNYTMKIIMYCDYDVESNSYPELFSHGDQECNLHIVWKTALACVPRTQTNCTVANAGRHYDLSLLTRASENYVIRMRNETKSPKIILNVCQNVIHHGTTCPVKSGVCLDDPENPDKDSSLGEVQKPPFFRNGSLQIEYQDGALCVQNISTPHVKTTITFICNLEATRPPEYIGGREVCHYQLIWYTAAACDVETLRNHSAKTAGKCIVTNPVTNFTYNLQTLMNKDFTVTNSSGVKFRVCGALTDNTCGTNTGVCNSKRTSLGKANTNLIWQQGGPYLNYTDGDSCENGMRHYTVIGFLCEPQGSPNQPLLVKEYPCQTIIHWNTDLVCEKKIKCATDNDDEINLTPLIQSTNNYIIKANGTEFHINICRPLVPTQGVTCAHGSAACKVSVNSKNEYTNEISLGFPEDNPTLNKDLRTVLRYINGSQCPENPAKTISSNFTFICNNNNQGLPVYKHYANCTYVFEWNTSIACGAVMGGWTAPCTIKDSFLSYEYDLSLLYKKQQIHYVKSRQGKEYALNICGGEKYCNGSAVCREGNGYGSRGSVIFDYSRDDVKLKYSNGSKCNNNSYTSEVRFICNESMGIGAPKLLLESQCSAEFEWHTEVICVKHANSRNMSREDASSSRILLEQFSPSHGRYH, from the exons ATGTCAAAATTGAAAGGATTACTCTTTCTTTGCTCTTTATCGGCTATTATCACTTCGGCT GTTTTAACTGTCACTCCTTCAACTTATTGCGAAGTACCTGACCATAGGTTAaaccttatatataatttaacaaagttGTCATCTGATAAAGAAGACGTTATCATCGAGCACGACAATGAAATGATACGTATGCAACTGTGTTCcccattaattaaaaaatgcaataaccAAGATGGTTATGCCATATGTCTGATAAAAAACAACACGGAGAAAGGAATAG GAAGGTTTCCTCCGGGTGTAGATAACAAAAAtggaagaattttatttaactttactGGTGACAGTTGTCTACACGGAACCAATTATACGATGAAGATTATTATGTATTGTGATTATGACGTGGAGAGTAATTCGTATCCTGAATTATTTTCGCAT gGTGACCAAGAGTGTAACTTACACATAGTATGGAAAACAGCATTAGCTTGTGTACCCAGAACCCAAACAAATTGTACAGTTGCCAACGCCGGACGTCATTACGATCTAAGTCTTTTAACAAGAGCTTCAGAAAACTATGTGATTCGTATGAGAAATGAAACAAAGTCACCCAAGATAATCTTAAATGTCTGCCAAAATGTAATACATCACGGTACTACGTGTCCAGTTAAATCTGGAGTTTGTTTGGACGATCCTGAGAATCCTGATAA AGATTCGAGTTTAGGAGAGGTACAAAAACCTCCTTTCTTTAGGAACGGAAGTTTACAAATAGAATACCAGGATGGTGCGTTATGCgtgcaaaatatttcaactCCACACGTTAAAACGactattacatttatatgtaatttggAAGCTACG AGACCCCCAGAATACATTGGAGGAAGAGAAGTGTGTCATTATCAATTGATATGGTATACTGCTGCAGCGTGCGATGTTGAGACCCTGCGTAATCATAGTGCTAAAACAGCAGGCAAATGTATCGTTACGAATCCAGTTACAAATTTCAC ATATAACTTGCAAACACTAATGAACAAAGACTTTACTGTCACAAATTCAAGCGGTGTAAAATTTAGAGTTTGCGGTGCGCTCACAGATAATACATGTGGAACCAATACAG GAGTATGTAATTCAAAACGTACATCGTTAGGAAAAGCTAACACAAATCTGATATGGCAGCAAGGTGGCCCTTACTTGAATTATACCGATGGAGATTCATGCGAAAATGGAATGCGTCACTATACAGTTATCGGATTTTTGTGTGAGCCACAAGGGTCGCCTAACCAGCCATTGCTCGTGAAAGAATATCCTTGTCAGACTATCATACACTGGAATACAGATTTAGTTTGTGAGAAAAAA ATTAAATGTGCTACCGACAATGACGATGAAATCAACTTAACTCCGCTTATACAATCtacaaataattacattataaaagcCAACGGCACAGAATTTCACATAAATATATGCCGACCGTTGGTTCCAACTCAAGGTGTTACATGTGCACATGGTAGTGCTGCTTGTAAAGTTTCGGTAAATTCGAAGAATGAATATACCAATGAAATC agTTTAGGATTTCCTGAGGACAATCcaacattaaataaagatcTACGAACAGTGTTACGTTATATCAATGGATCACAATGTCCCGAGAATCCAGCTAAAAcgatatcttcaaattttacatttatttgcaataataataatcag GGACTTCCAGTATATAAACATTATGCTAATTGTACTTATGTATTTGAGTGGAATACGAGTATAGCATGTGGAGCAGTGATGGGAGGTTGGACAGCGCCATGTACTATAAAGGATAGTTTCCTTTCATATGAATAtgatctttctttattatacaagAAGCAACAGATACATTAT GTGAAAAGCAGACAAGGCAAGGAGTatgctttaaatatttgcgGCGGAGAGAAATATTGCAACGGTTCTGCTGTATGTCGCGAAGGCAACGGTTATGGATCGCGGGGAAGTGTGATTTTTGATTACAGCCGTGACGACGTAAAacttaaatattcaaatggcAGTAAATGTAACAACA ATTCTTACACGTCCGAAGTAAGATTTATATGTAACGAATCCATGGGCATCGGTGCACCGAAACTATTATTG GAGTCGCAATGCAGCGCGGAATTCGAGTGGCACACCGAAGTGATCTGCGTGAAACATGCCAATTCTCGGAATATGTCTCGGGAAGATGCATCGTCCTCCAGGATTCTCTTGGAACAATTTTCTCCTAGTCACG GTCGATACCACTGA
- the LOC139810557 gene encoding cation-independent mannose-6-phosphate receptor-like isoform X1, translating into MSKLKGLLFLCSLSAIITSAVLTVTPSTYCEVPDHRLNLIYNLTKLSSDKEDVIIEHDNEMIRMQLCSPLIKKCNNQDGYAICLIKNNTEKGIGRFPPGVDNKNGRILFNFTGDSCLHGTNYTMKIIMYCDYDVESNSYPELFSHGDQECNLHIVWKTALACVPRTQTNCTVANAGRHYDLSLLTRASENYVIRMRNETKSPKIILNVCQNVIHHGTTCPVKSGVCLDDPENPDKDSSLGEVQKPPFFRNGSLQIEYQDGALCVQNISTPHVKTTITFICNLEATRPPEYIGGREVCHYQLIWYTAAACDVETLRNHSAKTAGKCIVTNPVTNFTYNLQTLMNKDFTVTNSSGVKFRVCGALTDNTCGTNTGVCNSKRTSLGKANTNLIWQQGGPYLNYTDGDSCENGMRHYTVIGFLCEPQGSPNQPLLVKEYPCQTIIHWNTDLVCEKKIKCATDNDDEINLTPLIQSTNNYIIKANGTEFHINICRPLVPTQGVTCAHGSAACKVSVNSKNEYTNEISLGFPEDNPTLNKDLRTVLRYINGSQCPENPAKTISSNFTFICNNNNQGLPVYKHYANCTYVFEWNTSIACGAVMGGWTAPCTIKDSFLSYEYDLSLLYKKQQIHYVKSRQGKEYALNICGGEKYCNGSAVCREGNGYGSRGSVIFDYSRDDVKLKYSNGSKCNNNSYTSEVRFICNESMGIGAPKLLLESQCSAEFEWHTEVICVKHANSRNMSREDASSSRILLEQFSPSHAGAVAGVVLTVIAVLAALIYFRNPVERACCHSWTNLFSFRRGSGRVQYCRVDTTEEARLLLDASDPTQCQSDSDDDLLHA; encoded by the exons ATGTCAAAATTGAAAGGATTACTCTTTCTTTGCTCTTTATCGGCTATTATCACTTCGGCT GTTTTAACTGTCACTCCTTCAACTTATTGCGAAGTACCTGACCATAGGTTAaaccttatatataatttaacaaagttGTCATCTGATAAAGAAGACGTTATCATCGAGCACGACAATGAAATGATACGTATGCAACTGTGTTCcccattaattaaaaaatgcaataaccAAGATGGTTATGCCATATGTCTGATAAAAAACAACACGGAGAAAGGAATAG GAAGGTTTCCTCCGGGTGTAGATAACAAAAAtggaagaattttatttaactttactGGTGACAGTTGTCTACACGGAACCAATTATACGATGAAGATTATTATGTATTGTGATTATGACGTGGAGAGTAATTCGTATCCTGAATTATTTTCGCAT gGTGACCAAGAGTGTAACTTACACATAGTATGGAAAACAGCATTAGCTTGTGTACCCAGAACCCAAACAAATTGTACAGTTGCCAACGCCGGACGTCATTACGATCTAAGTCTTTTAACAAGAGCTTCAGAAAACTATGTGATTCGTATGAGAAATGAAACAAAGTCACCCAAGATAATCTTAAATGTCTGCCAAAATGTAATACATCACGGTACTACGTGTCCAGTTAAATCTGGAGTTTGTTTGGACGATCCTGAGAATCCTGATAA AGATTCGAGTTTAGGAGAGGTACAAAAACCTCCTTTCTTTAGGAACGGAAGTTTACAAATAGAATACCAGGATGGTGCGTTATGCgtgcaaaatatttcaactCCACACGTTAAAACGactattacatttatatgtaatttggAAGCTACG AGACCCCCAGAATACATTGGAGGAAGAGAAGTGTGTCATTATCAATTGATATGGTATACTGCTGCAGCGTGCGATGTTGAGACCCTGCGTAATCATAGTGCTAAAACAGCAGGCAAATGTATCGTTACGAATCCAGTTACAAATTTCAC ATATAACTTGCAAACACTAATGAACAAAGACTTTACTGTCACAAATTCAAGCGGTGTAAAATTTAGAGTTTGCGGTGCGCTCACAGATAATACATGTGGAACCAATACAG GAGTATGTAATTCAAAACGTACATCGTTAGGAAAAGCTAACACAAATCTGATATGGCAGCAAGGTGGCCCTTACTTGAATTATACCGATGGAGATTCATGCGAAAATGGAATGCGTCACTATACAGTTATCGGATTTTTGTGTGAGCCACAAGGGTCGCCTAACCAGCCATTGCTCGTGAAAGAATATCCTTGTCAGACTATCATACACTGGAATACAGATTTAGTTTGTGAGAAAAAA ATTAAATGTGCTACCGACAATGACGATGAAATCAACTTAACTCCGCTTATACAATCtacaaataattacattataaaagcCAACGGCACAGAATTTCACATAAATATATGCCGACCGTTGGTTCCAACTCAAGGTGTTACATGTGCACATGGTAGTGCTGCTTGTAAAGTTTCGGTAAATTCGAAGAATGAATATACCAATGAAATC agTTTAGGATTTCCTGAGGACAATCcaacattaaataaagatcTACGAACAGTGTTACGTTATATCAATGGATCACAATGTCCCGAGAATCCAGCTAAAAcgatatcttcaaattttacatttatttgcaataataataatcag GGACTTCCAGTATATAAACATTATGCTAATTGTACTTATGTATTTGAGTGGAATACGAGTATAGCATGTGGAGCAGTGATGGGAGGTTGGACAGCGCCATGTACTATAAAGGATAGTTTCCTTTCATATGAATAtgatctttctttattatacaagAAGCAACAGATACATTAT GTGAAAAGCAGACAAGGCAAGGAGTatgctttaaatatttgcgGCGGAGAGAAATATTGCAACGGTTCTGCTGTATGTCGCGAAGGCAACGGTTATGGATCGCGGGGAAGTGTGATTTTTGATTACAGCCGTGACGACGTAAAacttaaatattcaaatggcAGTAAATGTAACAACA ATTCTTACACGTCCGAAGTAAGATTTATATGTAACGAATCCATGGGCATCGGTGCACCGAAACTATTATTG GAGTCGCAATGCAGCGCGGAATTCGAGTGGCACACCGAAGTGATCTGCGTGAAACATGCCAATTCTCGGAATATGTCTCGGGAAGATGCATCGTCCTCCAGGATTCTCTTGGAACAATTTTCTCCTAGTCACG CTGGAGCGGTAGCTGGCGTAGTATTAACTGTGATCGCGGTGTTAGccgctttaatttatttccgaAATCCAGTAGAAAGGGCATGCTGTCATTCCTGGACAAACCTGTTTAGTTTCAGAAGAGGCTCAGGTCGTGTCCAATATTGTAGA GTCGATACCACTGAGGAAGCTAGACTTTTGCTCGACGCTTCCGATCCTACGCAGTGTCAATCGGACAGCGATGACGATCTTCTACATGCATAG
- the Tl gene encoding protein toll: MITREAFAILAIALGSVSTLHCPTNQSCICAPSVDGGIEINCITKNDSSFLVNIQQGQFIKIVCINSPEWSDFHLDVSSLPEFKTIKTMFFSRCDLPTNNSLGKITQTLGITGVEKLVFQSYKNLSFALVKHHLDDFENLKSLSLTSNNVSYADKDLLAGLVNLTNLNLRDNNLHQVTGFFNYTPGLQLLELGDNALQSIEPGTFDNLKNLTFLNLWKNHLTEPRSGIFDELVALKSLDLNLNYMVKLPEDIFAKLENLEVLNLSRNNFTNLPKNLLQNNTKLRNFTLFDNKRNMTTLPDAFFANLTKLEMLKLKRNGFVTLPEDLFWGCTSLININLERNYLRTLPRYIFRDLKGLKILELNFNDLQSLPDYIFLNTEHLVKLDLSKNRITSISTDLFSGLRALEELNIQENQLITISNQGFSSLIHLKIANLSYNNLTLQRDSTIDKSPIIDKSPFHDCSDLEELYLANNSISEIFSDWIVSDVRLRKLDLKYNNISSIQTTDMQFISSNIKVDLTHNKIKHIFLRDAEFTVIDTQASQDAIILVDDNPLECDCRLYDFLRYIEGRMHPKVQNYFHIIPGNLTCQSPDELKNVRVKDLNSKTFTCVLKEPKVCPEKCDCFIRPEDRAFIFDCSHKNLTSVPSDMKKPVDGSFQFDLNFSDNRLTRMPDLKAMGFESVRKLILSHNAISEIPLDRLSNTLQVLELHNNNMSRIHPKVLEFLKQSTNLTRLTLHENPWECDCEAKDFLSFIQAKFTNLTDLLKVTCSGRNISVSEMKMDDFCPLYTTVIIGICIVISLAGFLIGIFGLLYYKYQQQIKVWLFAHQWCLWFVTEEELDKEKLYDAFVSYSHKDHDFVVDELVPKLENGPTPFKLCLHYRNFIPGEWIPANIAIAVENSRRTIVVLSPNFLKSVWGRMEFRAAHSQALSEGRARVILILCGDIGPTDDLDPELKAYLSMNTYVKWGDPWFWDKLRYALPHQPEPARNSIAGKKIFENHQLYIQTNGEKKELIYPIGLPETPPITTPPADTLKKFTCDKESEVKLISNGYSPRESCKLNGNKAIILSPEHLMKRDNEECIV; this comes from the exons ATGATCACTCGTGAAGCATTTGCAATATTGGCTATTGCTCTGGGCAGCGTTTCCACTTTACATTGCCCAACAAATCAGTCGTGCATCTGTGCTCCGAGTGTCGATGGAGGAATCGAGATAAACTGTATAACGAAGAATGACTCCTCGTTTCTCGTGAACATTCAACAAGGCCAATTTATAAAA ATCGTATGCATTAATTCTCCGGAATGGTCAGATTTCCACTTGGACGTGTCGTCCTTGCCGGAATTTAAGACTATCAAAACGATGTTCTTCTCCAGGTGTGATTTACCGACTAACAACAGTTTAGGCAAAATCACGCAAACGCTAGGAATCACCGGCGTGGAAAAATTGGTCTTTCAATCGTACAAGAATTTGAGCTTCGCCCTGGTCAAGCATCATTTGGATGACTTCGAAAATTTGAAGTCTCTGTCTTTAACGAGCAACAATGTGTCCTACGCAGATAAAGATCTATTAGCTGGTCTAGTCAACTTAACGAACCTCAACTTGCGCGACAACAATTTACACCAAGTCACAGGATTTTTCAACTACACCCCCGGACTGCAGTTGCTCGAATTGGGCGACAATGCTCTGCAATCGATAGAACCAGGCACATTCGACAATCTGAAAAATCTGACGTTTCTCAACTTATGGAAAAATCATTTAACCGAGCCTCGATCGGGAATTTTCGACGAGCTCGTCGCTCTCAAGAGCCTCGATCTCAATTTGAATTACATGGTCAAGTTACCGGAAGACATCTTCGCGAAGCTCGAAAACCTCGAGGTTCTCAACTTATCTCGAAACAATTTCACAAATTTACCGAAGAATCTGTTACAAAATAACACGAAACTACGCAATTTCACTCTGTTTGACAACAAGCGAAATATGACAACCTTGCCAGATGCATTTTTCGCTAATTTAACGAAACTGGagatgttgaaattgaaaagaaacgGATTTGTCACGCTACCGGAAGATCTCTTCTGGGGATGTACTTcgctaattaatataaatttggaaCGAAACTATCTTCGAACCTTACCTAGATACATTTTCCGGGATTTGAAGGGACTCAAAATTTTGGAATTGAATTTTAACGATCTTCAAAGTTTGCCCGATTATATCTTCTTGAATACGGAGCATTTagtaaaattagatttatcaaaaaatcgaATTACTTCCATTTCCAC TGACCTATTCAGTGGATTGCGCGCTTTGGAGGAACTAAATATACAAGAAAATCAGCTGATAACTATTTCCAACCAAGGTTTCAGTTCCTTAATACACTTGAAGATTGCAAATTTGTCCTACAATAATCTTACTTTACAAAGAGATTCTACTATTGATAAATCGCCTATTATCGATAAGTCGCCTTTTCACGATTGCTCGGATTTAGAGGAATTATATTTAGCCAATAACAGTATTTCGGAAATATTTAGTGACTGGATTGTAAGCGATGTACGACTCCGAAAATTGGATCTCAAATACAACAATATATCTTCTATTCAA ACTACAGATATGCAGTTTATATCGAGTAATATCAAAGTGGATTTGActcacaataaaataaagcacaTCTTCTTACGCGATGCGGAATTCACAGTAATTGATACACAGGCTTCTCAAGACGCGATAATATTAGTCGATGATAATCCGTTAGAATGCGATTGTCGATTGTACGACTTTCTACGTTATATCGAGGGCAGAATGCATCCTAAAGtccaaaattatttccacATAATACCAGGAAATTTAACTTGCCAAAGCCCGGACGAGTTGAAGAATGTGCGCGTTAAAGACTTGAATTCTAAAACATTCACGTGTGTGCTAAAGGAACCCAAAGTGTGTCCCGAAAAGTGCGACTGTTTTATAAGACCCGAGGACAGAGCGTTCATATTCGACTGCTCTCACAAAAACTTGACTAGTGTGCCAAGCGATATGAAAAAGCCTGTCGATGGTTCCTTCCAATTCGATTTGAATTTCTCCGACAATCGGTTAACTCGCATGCCAGATTTGAAAGCAATGGGATTTGAGTCGGTGAGGAAACTTATTTTATCTCACAACGCCATTTCTGAAATTCCTCTGGACAGATTATCCAACACACTACAG GTCTTGGAGCTACATAACAACAACATGTCAAGAATACATCCTAAAGTGCTAGAATTCCTGAAACAATCTACGAATTTAACTCGATTAACGTTACACGAAAACCCATGGGAATGCGATTGCGAAGCTAAGGATTTTCTAAGTTTCATTCAAGCGAAATTCACGAATCTGACCGATCTGCTTAAAGTGACGTGTTCGGGAAGGAACATTTCCGTATCGGAAATGAAAATGGATGATTTTTGCCCGTTGTACACGACAGTGATTATCGGCATTTGTATAGTAATCTCTCTAGCGGGATTTCTTATCGGCATCTTTGGGCTACTCTATTACAAATACCAACAGCAAATTAAGGTGTGGCTTTTCGCGCATCAGTGGTGCTTATGGTTCGTAACGGAAGAGGAGTTAGATAAGGAAAAATTGTACGACGCATTCGTGAGCTACTCGCACAAGGACCACGACTTCGTTGTGGACGAACTGGTGCCCAAGTTGGAAAACGGTCCGACGCCGTTCAAGCTCTGCCTTCACTATCGGAATTTTATACCGGGCGAATGGATCCCGGCGAATATCGCCATCGCCGTAGAAAATTCCAGACGGACGATAGTAGTGCTGTCGCCGAACTTCCTGAAGAGCGTCTGGGGAAGGATGGAATTTCGTGCCGCCCACAGTCAAGCGTTGAGCGAAGGTCGAGCGCGAGTGATATTAATCTTGTGCGGCGACATCGGCCCTACCGACGACCTGGACCCAGAACTGAAGGCGTACTTAAGCATGAACACGTATGTCAAATGGGGAGATCCCTGGTTTTGGGACAAATTGAGATACGCGCTGCCGCATCAGCCTGAACCCGCGCGAAACAGCATCGCCGGGAAGAAAATCTTCGAGAATCACCAACTGTACATTCAAACGAACGGAGAAAAGAAGGAGCTCATCTATCCAATTGGGCTTCCTGAGACTCCACCGATCACTACGCCGCCGGCCGACACGCTTAAAAAGTTCACGTGTGATAAAGAGTCGGAggtaaaattgatttcgaaTGGGTACTCCCCGCGGGAGTCGTGTAAGTTGAATGGAAACAAAGCGATCATTCTCTCACCCGAACATTTAATGAAACGCGACAATGAAGAATGTATTGTCTGA